aacactgtcttactcatcagctgtccctctctctatccataccactcgcgcctcgctacgtccaacagtggcggcctagctgccttcgaagatggagctccctatcgttgttactgccagatgcgaaattcgtgctgtgatacgttttttaaatgcaaaacagatttcacctattgaaattcatcgtcagttaatcgaagtttatggggaaaactgcatatctgttcaacattgtgccccatcccccctacagcccagacctagccccaagtgattatcacttattcccaaaattaaaggaacacttgggtggccaacgctccagtaccgatgatgaaggcaaggaagaggttactcgattcctcaaaggattggcggcagaattctacaacatggggatagaaaagttggagcattgtctacaaaagtgtttggacaaaAACGGTGATTAtatggaaaaatagcttaacttttaaattttaaattgttatataacactaagtagaaatatagagctgtctattaaaaaaaaacatgggaaccttatttttctaataccccttgTATGTTACTAGTAGTTCCAAAATTAAAGTTAACCTTTTCGAGcgttcacgtgatctgagcttgaatttgcatactatcttgagggatgtttttcttttcttgcCAGAAGTGCGGGAAGGCGCCACTGAACCtcgcactgatgaccaggggtatttctgattggtactttcccgaCTTCAGTTCACGCTGGATGATCATACACGTGATTTGAGGTTGGAAAAGTAGTGATCGggaatgcccctggccatcagtgcgggcttcagtGGTGCTTTTGGTGCCACCCTGCACATCtggtgaaatagaaaaacatccctcaagatagtacctgtATTCAAAATCGGATAATGTGAGCACTCGTAAAGGTTAACTTGAAAATTTTCTATTCATAATAagtatgtatacatttaattacttatatcGAGTAATAACAAGTAGTTGATAGGGACAGAGTATAATAGTGGACTTTGTATTATACCAAAGTaccatattattttcattattttcaatattgcaagTGAGCTTGAGCACATTGACAAAACTGGCTTTTGTGGTTGGTGCAATAGCAGGAATTTTATACAGAATAGAATATTACAAGTGAATACCTTATTAGATCTCCGTAACCGTGCACTCTGTAGCTGAGCAGCAAGGGAGCCTTGATCTGGTCCATCACTGCTGGAGGAGCGGGACATGTTGGGTGCAGGGGGAGGTGGGGGTGGAGGAGGCCCCATGGCAGGGGAGGGGGTAGAACTCCATGGTGGTGGGGGGCAAGGTGGGGCCGGAGGGACAGGAGGGGGTGGTGAGGTGAGTGGGGCAGCCAAGGACATGGGAGGGGGCTGAGGGGCTGGTGGAGCCGAAGAGGTACGATGGTGACCTTGGCCTGGAGGTGTGGCGGGCACTGGCGGACCCTGGGGAGAACTGGCATTCGGACTACTGATCACTGCAAAAAATTGCATTGTTAACGCTTTGACTGCTTTAAAATATAGCAGAAATCTTACCAAAATTGTAAATCCTACACCTCTTAAATCATTGCATATccaaaatacagtaataaactaatttcaactacatataacacatttataacaagtacATTGAGGTTTTATTGCTTACTTTGATTTTGTTGTGACATTCTTCTTTCTTGAATTTGTGCAGCATCTTCTCGTGTTAAAGTcctacaaaaattacaatttttcaaataattaaagacAACAATTTCTTTATACAAGAGGtaaccaaaaaaattaattactttttaaaagctatatgaatattttatttgtttataaaaatcttatCCCCGTCAGAGTAGTCATTACACTTTATACATTTATCCAATCAGTGCTTCcactgtttaaaacatttcttctaCTCATCTTGGTAACGGCTTCTTCACTTTTTTCTTGATATTGTCTATGTTATTGGAATacttttatgtttcttttaatgGGTGGAAATAGGAAATATCACATGAAGCCAGGCGAGTGAGGTGCGTGGAGCAGTGGAAACatgcaattttttgtaaaacaatggtTAACAGAGATGGCTGTGTCTGCAGCAGATGTGTGTGTCTTGTCATGATGGTAAACCAATCTCCAGTTTGCCACAAATCGGGTTTTTTTGTACGGACACTGCAGTGCTATCTTCTTAAAGCTTCCTCATAAAAAGCTTGATTCACAGTCTTGTCTGGAGGAAAAAGCTCTGAATGAACCAAACTTCTCACATcaaaaatgcaattatttttttttaaataggatgCCAATGCCATCTTCTATTGGCTTGAATTTTGCTTTGTTTCTGGGTTATAATCGTAGCACCAATACTCATTGCCAGTAATGACCTTTGATAAGAATTCAGGATCAGATTCTTTAAAATCACGACATGTTTCAACATAACGTTCAATTTGATTCTCAGTCAGAATTTGAGACACAAACTTGGCAGAGACCCTTTTCATTCCCAAATCTTCAGGTAAAATTTGCTGAACCAAGCCCCAATATAATCCACTAATCTCTGACATTTGATCAATGGTTTGTTGACCATTATATGAAagcacaattttttcaattttcatctGTTTGGGCAGTTGATGACGTCCGGAATGAGACTTGTCATAATTTTTAAAGCGAGAAAACCACTTTTACACTTGACTTTATTCCCATAGCGGCATCTTTGTATACTATTTTCAATATCAGAACGGAATTTTTACAGCACAGGAAACAAACTTTCACAGGAGCACACTGTTCACTCAAACGTGCTACCGTAAAAAAGGAAAATAGCAAAAACACTTCAGAACAAAATAAGGCATGACGAAAGCCTTACCCACACAACAGAGCTATTCAGGGAAAGTTTGGGTACCCCCTTGTATAAGTAAAAGATATCAACAATGACAAAAGATTGAATGGTTAACatttatgattaattataaacaaattggaTTTATATTGTGGAATAACATGAtctattataaaaacacttaacCCTTTAACCACCACACCCGAGATAAATCGTGCAACTCTAGTTTACGAACAAGCACCATGTCCGAGATGTGCCGTGCAAGTGTAGTTTTGTGAACAAACGCCACGCCCGAGTTTACTTGTTTTCATATTATCAGCtggtttatttttgttgtatcagcTGTTATATTATGTTACTTGGTGTTCTATTATGTTAGAAATGTCTAGAAGATAGCTGTCCAGTTGGGACGTGCAATCCTGTGGACATTACTAAAAGTACTTAGACACCACATGATTTGTATTGTACACGTGTTCGGGAATGGTTATGTAATACGTTCATATTTCACAAGGTGTTTTCCAATGTTTATTTGTAGATAGTTGTGATAgtggtaatatattataattatctgACAAATTGATATTGTTTGagatgtttgtaaacattgttaattgtttactctattaattaaactgtaaataaagttTAACGTGTTATAtcaaaaattcctaaaaataaaaaaatactcggCGCGGGATAGGTGAGTCTTAGTATGTAACTAAACCCGGTGCACATGTGTTGCCCAAATGCAGGAACACGGTGGTTAAAAGGTTATAACAAAtactatcataaataaaatgcatgcattatataaattaattttctaacacatatatatatatatatatatatatatatatatatatatatatatatgattgacTGTCATAAATTGCCtaaaatgttgcaaaaatgtTAATGATAAGGTCCGTACAGACTTGTAGCCTTGCGTGACTCACCTGGAGTGAGAGTGGGTGTTGGGACTGAGGTCTATCCGCTGTGGCCCGCCCGGTGACACCTGATGGTAGATCCCCCGTGCAGAGCCGATACTGCCAGTACTGGAACACAACACCATGaccactattattattatagtctGACATTAAGTGGTGTAAGAAACCTTTTTTCTCCCTATtcgtttttagattttataattagAAAGCGTAATACTGACAAATGTGTTTAGCCCCCTTCCATTATTGATTTAGCTAAAAATACTGATCCTTTTAAAATATGAAGTCTTATGTCTCTTGAATTCTTGTCTACACCTTATGTTTATCAGgcctaaaaataatatgttaaagcACTTGGTTTGGTGTAGACAAATAcggattattataaataatatttgtgattactttatttgaagtttgtttctgacaatggaaggattgtgaaggaaacaggaattttccgaacatttgccatcgttcagtaaaggAAACAGGAATAACAGTTTCAGCTAAGGCTTGTTATCGATACATGAGGACTTGAGAAGTGTGGTAACCCTCCCTTTTCTCCCTCTCAAGCATTTCCACTCCTTTACTAGTTTAGTTCAGACCTGTAAGTGGCCTCTTCCTCATACTGCCCATTGGCCTGCTGGTAGCCGGGGGTGACATTGGACTGCTGGTAGCCAGGGGTGACGTTGGCCTGCTGGTAGCCGGGGGTGACATTGGATTGCTGGTATCCGGGGGTGACATTAGCCTGCTGATAGACCGTGGTGACGTTTGCCTGTTGGTACACAGTGGTGGGTGGCTGAGGTGGGGGGGCCGGTTGGGGGGGTGGAGGCGGGGCCACTGGGCGAGCGATGGCATTGCTCAGCACCTGCACATCACATCACATCACATTTATCCTTATTGTGTCAGCAAAACTGAATTTTGTGAACTTACAACAGAATCTTGTTATAGACATGTTCaatgattcattattttaaacaaatgaataaCACCCCGAATTCTCTGTAATCACAAACTACCATCATCGCTTACATGTCAACCACTTTAAGAAAGAgttgtataatttgttataaaagtactgaccttttttttactatttgattttttaaatcaaaaggcgcatttttaaaataataaagcaaatcacaatgtaacttttttcattttccttttatCAGAACTTATGTGCAGTTTAGTATCTGTAGCTCCTTTACTAGTTTGGAgatgttatacaaaaatacaaaatgctaGTGGCAAAAAAAAACACGTTTCTCAACCAATTTTTATagggaatgtttttttaaaatgatgAGTATTATCACCCAGAGAAGTTTGCGACAACCCTTATCTAAACActctaatataaatacatacatatatatatatatatatataatttattgaaaacacaATTACGTGCTCTATTGCTGTTCTTGATGAATAcactaataaagaaatttgtttattgtctattgctatacattttatttcttttatttaaagtacacttttgttttacatcaattttttgtacttaagagtagtaaaataattgaataaaataagagaattgtatttaaaacttttttgcaTCTACACTGATAGgacaaagaaattatttatatttttgctaagCACTTGCTTTTGGAAATTCTTTCCAAATAGTAAACTTTATCATTTTCCTGCTCATAGGTTGTATGTGGGTCATACAatctattataattaatatacttacaatttacattttaagctTCATAAAATGATATGAAGTACTGGTTTATGTAAGATGAAAAGGTTTTATAATCACAAAAAATTGTCTCAAAGAGCTGGCCACATGGAGTTTTTGTTAAAACTGCAAGCATCTAGGTTTTTGTTACAGCATCTAGGGTTAAGTATTTAGacaaaacaaataatcaaatGATTTCATTTGTTGACTTGGATAGCCTGATCACTTATAACTAGCACAATCAATTAATTGCTTGGATTGTTTGTCCAACAGTTATTTACACTGCATGTTCTAATGAAAATGCTAAATCTTATAGATTTTGAAGTTCATAAGgtattgtataataattgtaGATATAAATCAAATGAAAGTAACACGATACAAGCATTAATGAGTTCATTATATTTGCCACTAAACCTTTAAGACTATTTCAAGGCTTGCAAATTACTATAATGAATAGAAAATGAACCAactcaaaactgaaaataatttatctgaGAATAGTACACGTTTTAAGTTACTGATATTTTTCATGAACATAAGACATACTGTTAATATTGACTGTACAAAAAGACAAAGGTGAGtctttcatattttttctgtGTAAAAGAACAATTAATAAGAAGAtgcaaattattgattaaaacgaatttttcagttgaaaataatatttagcattttaatgacttttaatttaatatcgattaaaaatttttaatcatgactttaattttttattttaatttatcatagtttagaaaagcaattatttttaacagtgtaTTAAATTTCATTGTTCCGTTAAAAAGCAGAAACAAGTAATAAGAGTAAACTGAACTTTTATTAGCAATTttaactctttgtttaaagtttgttattaacaatggaaggtttgaaataacaggatttcggacatttgccatttttatatattacaaaaggtataaaacaatgtttagaggattggaatctatcctcttcgtcatgtGGAGGGGAGGTTTTCATACATACAATAATGACTTTCAGTATCCCACTTTCACCCGTGCCGGTGTGATTGTGTTTCTTGTACTTGTGACTTGTGCTTGGgaacttgcattctctgcagtgacaacgcctggactttactccaagcagcttttgggtaagtttgaacccttttctttcccttcttttcttctttctaatCGTCATTTTTTGAAACATTGTGTTATTCCTTATGTAAgataaacgatggcaaatgttcgtaaccctgttattctttcaaatttaaCTGTTACCACCAGGCATGGCAGAATGCAGAGCAATGAGTAACTATGGGTTGTACCTGTTCGAACTCTTTCTTAAATCCTGTGGTATGAGATAAACTTACATCGAGAGCATGAAACATAGCTCGGGCGAAGTTGTCTGCATCCTCCTTGTTGCTGAAGTTGAGACCGTAGACTTGCTTGTTATCCCGCCATTGGTGGAAAGTGTTGGTCGCCTGGTTGTATTTCAGCCCTTTTATTATGGCACAGTTTATAACAACCTAAAAAAGAAACTTGtttaaatacattcattttaattgaatagatattcaaaataatgaaaagcattattacatttaacagtgCACCTCTTACTAACAAACTAGTTATACCTGCAAAGCTTCTTCACTGTTAATAAAACTGAATCTTGAAGGTAATGTTACTTTGTACAATTTTCgtaatacaatcaatattttctTCAACTATGAAAAGTTTTCAATTTAGTGACAGACATAGAAACAATAGTATACACAAGTAACAAGAACAAAttagaaatgtctcgtttagccactagctgccattttgtattaagaaaaattattatctctaaaactagttaagctaaagaaactcAATTTGGTTCATAGGTTTAAATAGATAAgaagaaacaacaaaaaataattgtgttattctttaaaaaaatggcaccTGTTGACagtgtttaaagtaaaataacaaaaaaatcagtatagttataaaacattttcttgataCCAactaattgaacatttttattaaaatttcaacggtacttgtttcaacgaagtCTGTCAATGCATAAGTGagtataaagattttaaaagtacgCTTGCACACACCAGAAACAGTAAACACTTTGTCTTTATATAGGCAACAGCTGTTttatatcagttataaaatatttacagaataactaccattttgcaatttttataagaatttcAACTACTTTTTCCAGCTAAATTCATTAACGCATAAGCGAACACGACCACTttaacaactgatacctctcaactgtgacttTTTTGGTgctctcggcttgtgcaagcgtagcTTTAAAGTGGAAAtactcgcttatgcgttgatggATTTCGTTTAAACAACTactgttgaaattttaataaaaatgttgaataactTGGTATCTAGTACATTAACTAtactgttttttgttgttgttgttaataataaagaaaagaacacaattaaTATGTCTTAATTTCATCTTATCTATTCAAATCTATTCTATGTGCCAAATTGGGTTTCTTTAGTTCaactagttttagaaataatttattttataaaaaatacaaaatggcggctagagGCTAAACGAGATATGTCTCGACCTATATTTATGacactttttgtttaaaataatgaatatcacTCCCAGAAGTGTAACACCATTTTGTGAgcaccctgtatatattgtattaaaactataactttCAAGTTTTCACAAAAAATGACCCATAGGAATTAACTATAAgagataaacaaacaaattttttctttaaatctgaACCAAAGATAGGATGattgtaaaacaatacaaatttatagaaGACGAAACTTTTGTGTAGACCTAACTAGAAAATGActgttggttttaaaataaatttgaaatcaaaatttcagtttatattttaagactATTCATAAAACACttataccttttatttttttattcaaaatattttcaatatctaTAAGTATTGACAGTACAGACTATCATAAAGAGAGGCTTACATAGAAAGATTATAAAACCTACATCTAATCCCAAAACAGTAAACTTGAagaatattactataaaatataaattaagaatttatttagcTTTCAAGAATGAAATTAGAATTTCCACCACATTAGttgtgatatttatattttaagggcATATTActtgtaagtattaaaatttatggcACAGTTATTATTTGTAACTGTTAATTTAACGCTAATacaagtaacaataaaatttggtttaactcaaaaaattttaacttattatttttagttaggCCCATCAATTTATTACTTGTGTTCAAAAACACATTCACCcgacattttcaatattatacagAAACCATGACAGTAGTATTGATGTGATTTGGATTCCCAAAATCCAACAGTATAccttttaaaaccataaaacagTCACATAACTTTACTACTGTACAGTATCATCTAGTTTTACCTGCCACTATGTAATACTTCTCACAACACTTCTGAACTAACCGTTGAAGGAAGAAACCTTGTTCTGACATCAAACTGTGTTAAATagaaactaaaacaattatgATACTCACTAAATACAcaagtaaaacataaaagaataaatagaATTCAAATTTCATAGCTAAGATAGAGCAGAAGTTGACTGTGAGCAAGTCCAGCAGCTACTAATTAGGGTTACAGCTTGCTCCTGTGGTTCAGATAAGATACTTCAAGTGCTGTTCTCTATTGTGTTGGCTGGCtattgattttattcatatactaGTACCCATAACAAACTCTAATTAAATGTCAATCCAACATTCAAAACCTCAATTACTCTATTCCAAAACTTCAAAAGCAATGaaccaaattatattaaattgaaaggtaattttaaagtgttattaacTCCAAGAATAATGTAGTTCAAAATCATTGAGGTTAATAGAGAATATCATTTTGAGATTTAACTATGACAATTTCTATAAGAGAGAAATAAATATCAGATATCTAATGCTTCCAAAGATATTgcattcatatttaattaaatttcaaaatagcggacatttaaatattgtaaactcaaattccattaaaaccaataggtttgaaaacaaaatttttttatggaCCAATTTTAAAAAAGCATTACATTGAGAAGTTAAAAACTGttgcaacttaaaaatgttttgccAAAACtggttttcatgaaattttacttaatattaaaatagccACCATTCTGAAATCtgatgaaattatatatactagataattaaaaatattatatattcgtTAATGCTAAATATCTTGGTCGGTAACACATTTGTGaagtttaaaaagtaacttagagtttttaaaataataatattataaaataaagattttggaCTACAGA
This genomic stretch from Homalodisca vitripennis isolate AUS2020 chromosome 6, UT_GWSS_2.1, whole genome shotgun sequence harbors:
- the LOC124364701 gene encoding protein enabled isoform X1, whose amino-acid sequence is MSEDMFDQLLQSLNNTLLSMETSFENETIYQSNEQSIASARASVMVYDDVQKKWIPSGSSSGLSKVHIFQHQINNSFRVVGRKLQDHEVVINCAIIKGLKYNQATNTFHQWRDNKQVYGLNFSNKEDADNFARAMFHALDVLSNAIARPVAPPPPPQPAPPPQPPTTVYQQANVTTVYQQANVTPGYQQSNVTPGYQQANVTPGYQQSNVTPGYQQANGQYEEEATYSTGSIGSARGIYHQVSPGGPQRIDLSPNTHSHSRTLTREDAAQIQERRMSQQNQMISSPNASSPQGPPVPATPPGQGHHRTSSAPPAPQPPPMSLAAPLTSPPPPVPPAPPCPPPPWSSTPSPAMGPPPPPPPPAPNMSRSSSSDGPDQGSLAAQLQSARLRRSNKQSAENSGSSTSSSGSNYGTLGRSQTGMASMMDEMAKTLARRRAAAEKKDPADIPQQDTDCSTGERKGSVWGPAKLGNGCESSPKPSRKQLNSSTEELQAPRVNGDQSGSVTSADLEALKQDILRDMRKEINKMKQDIIDSIKVELSRR
- the LOC124364701 gene encoding protein enabled isoform X2 yields the protein MSEQSIASARASVMVYDDVQKKWIPSGSSSGLSKVHIFQHQINNSFRVVGRKLQDHEVVINCAIIKGLKYNQATNTFHQWRDNKQVYGLNFSNKEDADNFARAMFHALDVLSNAIARPVAPPPPPQPAPPPQPPTTVYQQANVTTVYQQANVTPGYQQSNVTPGYQQANVTPGYQQSNVTPGYQQANGQYEEEATYSTGSIGSARGIYHQVSPGGPQRIDLSPNTHSHSRTLTREDAAQIQERRMSQQNQMISSPNASSPQGPPVPATPPGQGHHRTSSAPPAPQPPPMSLAAPLTSPPPPVPPAPPCPPPPWSSTPSPAMGPPPPPPPPAPNMSRSSSSDGPDQGSLAAQLQSARLRRSNKQSAENSGSSTSSSGSNYGTLGRSQTGMASMMDEMAKTLARRRAAAEKKDPADIPQQDTDCSTGERKGSVWGPAKLGNGCESSPKPSRKQLNSSTEELQAPRVNGDQSGSVTSADLEALKQDILRDMRKEINKMKQDIIDSIKVELSRR